One genomic region from Nocardia vinacea encodes:
- a CDS encoding helix-turn-helix domain-containing protein — protein MMWLGEMTMSRSGLVFHGAVGTTELHMYHWVKLLTADKGDLVLANAAGNMVSCRAAVIPPGVPHVQVRGTPTGKAIILPPESAAGSELARMASPPDSPEAWARAGAAVVEQIDNVEHWSKQLLLSPAQSAALLRHPAVNKALRLLPSRIQEGTVRLRDISKEVGLSESRFAHLFSAQVGMAFRPYVRCLRVTRAVELVVQGHSLTDAAHEAKFADSSHLNRACHLSLGIAPTVLTSRFHITLEA, from the coding sequence ATGATGTGGTTGGGCGAGATGACCATGAGCCGCAGCGGGCTTGTTTTCCACGGCGCTGTCGGCACCACCGAACTGCATATGTACCACTGGGTCAAGCTGCTGACCGCCGACAAGGGCGATCTGGTTCTCGCCAACGCCGCCGGAAATATGGTGTCCTGCCGCGCCGCCGTCATTCCCCCCGGCGTTCCGCACGTGCAAGTTCGCGGCACCCCCACCGGCAAGGCGATCATATTGCCCCCAGAATCCGCTGCGGGCAGCGAATTGGCACGGATGGCTTCACCTCCGGATTCGCCTGAAGCATGGGCTAGAGCAGGCGCGGCGGTCGTCGAGCAAATCGACAATGTCGAGCACTGGAGCAAGCAGTTGCTGCTGTCGCCAGCACAGTCGGCCGCGTTGCTACGCCACCCCGCAGTCAACAAGGCATTGCGATTGCTACCCAGCCGCATCCAGGAGGGCACAGTCCGGCTGCGCGATATCAGCAAGGAGGTCGGACTCTCCGAAAGCAGGTTCGCCCATCTGTTTTCGGCACAAGTCGGCATGGCGTTCCGTCCCTATGTTCGGTGTCTGCGCGTGACGCGCGCGGTAGAACTGGTGGTACAGGGACACTCGCTCACCGACGCCGCGCATGAAGCGAAGTTCGCGGACAGCTCCCATTTGAACCGTGCCTGCCATCTGTCACTCGGTATCGCACCAACCGTGCTCACCTCCCGATTCCACATCACCCTCGAGGCGTAG
- a CDS encoding ATP-binding protein has translation MGRHGELQRVETLLSSGAARLITFVGPGGIGKTTLAAEALRRFRNVSNRRVCWARLARLAPDADADSVAEEVMRSVAEGDVTGQSAWQGMVDALTDRDVPDARPTVLVLDNCEHVLTGVAHLVAVLLGVVPGLTITATSREPIGWIDEHIVAVPPLPAGQAVELFRQRAELVGLAEDHGQPAIAEQICRHVDNNPLFIRLAAARLRHLPPAVVLRELTGDVDDSRLQWSHGTRAGVEDRHRSVHDAIGWSYRLCTEQEQLLLDRMSVFATGSDIADSEIPSGGAEAEAIRAVCADSALPTEDIERLFERLVERSLVSSHISPTTVRYFLLESVRVFARDRLRRRDDDLDETRLLARHRRYYRDKVVAGQKIWFGPAEQDWFYWMSSVWENILIGIETSFDEPAEAIVGLETVAVLMALLVPYFGVANRTATSLAEHALHAIRHIDPASTRLRVDATALMAWNAIWQGETADAAQLLDECAHMCVSDPVLRKTWRETPTADIGLPAQVEFSWGIELMCERHPAAADVLSRARTKFTAAGDRAGEQRSELFEGLACTIGGDPQRALSTVRRHLDRAIASQACWTLSWAESVWLYTVSVHGEIDQAIRAGRTALEQFLTKGDTFSALWFIPFKLMALGHIAARQLASGAIDPVRLNAAAAEIAYMRGMTAMLHRTQGITPTKLTWLGQEVQLAVDVATAVLGTDAYAAAVQRAEAVRPEFAELRKFLLGSVAIDRLPAAVQHVATIPSRWQELSPAEQEVAVLASAGWANSAIAARRGSSIRTVDAQVASILRKLLIVNRLDIIEHVPGELEDRIAVESRQRPPRSRAVR, from the coding sequence GTGGGCAGACACGGGGAATTGCAGCGGGTCGAAACGTTGCTGTCGTCCGGTGCGGCACGGCTGATCACCTTCGTCGGGCCGGGTGGTATCGGCAAGACGACGCTGGCAGCTGAGGCGCTGCGCCGGTTTCGAAATGTCTCGAATCGCAGGGTCTGTTGGGCTCGGCTGGCTCGGTTGGCGCCCGATGCGGATGCCGACTCGGTGGCCGAAGAAGTGATGCGTTCGGTCGCGGAGGGCGATGTCACCGGGCAGTCGGCATGGCAGGGCATGGTGGACGCACTGACCGATCGGGATGTGCCGGATGCACGCCCGACCGTGCTGGTGCTGGACAACTGCGAGCATGTGCTGACCGGGGTGGCTCACCTGGTCGCGGTGCTACTCGGTGTTGTTCCTGGGCTGACGATCACCGCGACGAGCCGGGAACCGATCGGCTGGATCGATGAACACATCGTGGCCGTGCCACCACTGCCCGCAGGCCAGGCGGTGGAATTATTTCGCCAGCGTGCGGAACTTGTCGGCCTTGCCGAAGATCATGGACAACCCGCGATCGCCGAACAGATCTGTCGGCACGTGGATAACAATCCTCTGTTTATTCGGCTGGCGGCCGCGCGATTGCGGCATCTACCACCCGCGGTCGTATTGCGTGAGCTCACCGGCGATGTCGATGACAGTCGCCTGCAGTGGTCGCATGGCACCAGAGCCGGAGTAGAGGACCGCCATCGCAGCGTGCACGATGCGATCGGCTGGTCGTACCGTCTGTGTACCGAGCAAGAACAGCTACTGCTGGATCGAATGTCGGTGTTCGCGACCGGCTCCGACATCGCTGATAGCGAAATACCAAGTGGTGGAGCCGAAGCCGAAGCCATCCGCGCGGTGTGTGCCGATTCGGCGCTGCCCACGGAAGATATCGAGAGACTCTTCGAACGGCTCGTCGAACGATCGCTGGTGTCCAGCCACATTTCACCGACCACCGTCCGATATTTTCTGCTCGAGAGCGTACGGGTGTTCGCCAGGGACCGTTTGCGCCGCCGCGACGACGATCTGGACGAAACGCGACTGCTGGCTCGGCACCGGCGCTACTACCGTGACAAAGTCGTTGCGGGGCAGAAAATTTGGTTCGGCCCGGCGGAGCAGGACTGGTTCTACTGGATGAGCTCCGTCTGGGAGAACATTCTGATCGGCATCGAAACCAGTTTCGATGAGCCTGCTGAGGCCATTGTCGGCCTGGAGACTGTCGCGGTCCTCATGGCGCTGCTCGTTCCCTATTTCGGAGTCGCCAATCGCACAGCCACCTCACTAGCCGAACACGCCCTGCACGCCATCCGTCACATCGACCCGGCATCGACTCGGCTTCGGGTCGACGCAACCGCGCTGATGGCGTGGAATGCGATATGGCAGGGCGAGACAGCCGACGCCGCGCAACTCCTGGACGAATGCGCGCACATGTGCGTATCCGACCCAGTTTTGCGCAAGACGTGGCGTGAGACGCCGACTGCCGACATCGGTCTGCCCGCACAGGTGGAGTTCTCCTGGGGAATCGAGTTGATGTGTGAGCGGCATCCGGCAGCCGCGGATGTGTTGTCCCGTGCACGAACGAAATTCACCGCAGCCGGTGACCGGGCGGGCGAGCAACGCAGCGAGTTGTTCGAAGGGCTGGCATGCACAATTGGCGGGGATCCGCAGCGAGCACTCAGCACGGTCCGGCGACATCTCGATCGTGCCATCGCATCGCAAGCCTGCTGGACGCTGTCTTGGGCGGAGTCGGTTTGGCTGTACACGGTATCGGTACACGGCGAGATCGATCAGGCGATACGGGCCGGCCGCACCGCCCTGGAGCAGTTTCTTACCAAGGGAGATACCTTCTCGGCGCTGTGGTTCATCCCTTTCAAATTGATGGCACTCGGTCACATCGCCGCGCGTCAGCTCGCATCCGGCGCCATCGACCCCGTTCGACTGAACGCCGCGGCCGCCGAGATCGCCTATATGCGCGGTATGACCGCGATGCTGCACCGCACACAGGGCATCACACCGACGAAGTTGACGTGGCTCGGGCAAGAGGTCCAGCTGGCCGTCGACGTCGCGACCGCAGTACTCGGCACAGACGCGTACGCGGCCGCGGTCCAGCGCGCGGAAGCGGTGCGGCCGGAGTTCGCAGAATTGCGGAAGTTCCTGCTGGGTTCCGTCGCTATCGACCGGTTACCGGCCGCCGTGCAGCACGTCGCTACCATTCCCTCGCGGTGGCAAGAACTATCGCCCGCGGAACAAGAGGTCGCGGTGCTCGCGTCCGCGGGCTGGGCCAATAGCGCGATCGCGGCGCGCAGAGGTAGCTCGATCAGAACCGTCGACGCTCAGGTCGCGAGCATTCTCCGGAAATTGCTGATCGTGAATCGTTTGGACATCATCGAACATGTTCCTGGTGAGCTGGAGGACCGGATCGCGGTCGAATCCCGGCAACGCCCTCCTCGTTCCCGTGCCGTTCGGTGA
- a CDS encoding ATP-binding protein produces the protein MFSVSGRGELVPAPMTSPGWTQRRGAFPVEVHGFVGREIELQRIETLISSDDARLITLVGPGGIGKTTLAAEALHRYRNTLNRKVFWTRLARLAPGTDADTVAEEVMQSVAKDDASGQSAWTGLVEVLIGADRGQQHRTVLVLDNCEHVLTGVAPLVAVLLDVVAGLTIVATSREPVGWIDEHIVAVPPLPAAEAVELFRRRAELTGQAIADDPGQLAIAEQICGHVDNNPLFIRLAAARLLHQPPAGVLRELTGDIDDSRLRWSHGARVGAEERHHGVRDVIAWSYGLCTEPEQLLLDRMSVFATGSNSHDAEIPSGGAEVEAIREVCADGALASADIERLLERLAERSLVSAHISPTTVRYFLLESVRVFARDRLRRRRDDLTETQLLARHRRYYRDKVVAGQEIWLGPAERTWFFWVVSAWDNILIGIETSFDEPTEVAVGIETVAVLMALLVPFFGFANRTATYLTERALHAIRHVDPTSTRLRINATALLAWSAIWQGEATYAARLLDECAPLCLPDAVPGETWRDAPTADIGLPACMEFTWGIELMFGSHPAAAAVVSRARRKFAEAGDRAGEQRSELFEGLACAIVGDSRQAMNAARRHLDRAIDSEAGWTLSWAKLIWLYALSVHGEIDEAAQAGRTALDQFLTEGDTFLVHWYVPIKMMAVAHTVARQIESADGDPAELKAGAVEVAYLLGMSGAVYRALGIANEKLTWMAQEIDLAVGAATKVLGEDAFTAVVQRAQRLRPEYEELQTFMRAYATDQLPRAGTTDSRWRELSAAEREVALLASAGWANSAIAARRGSSMRTVDAQIATVLRKLMVTSRSEIIGHIPEELGDRIASESRKRPRRSRRR, from the coding sequence ATGTTCTCGGTATCGGGTCGCGGCGAACTTGTGCCCGCGCCTATGACAAGCCCCGGCTGGACTCAGCGTCGCGGTGCTTTTCCGGTCGAAGTCCATGGATTTGTCGGTCGAGAGATCGAATTACAGCGCATCGAAACGTTGATCTCGTCCGACGACGCACGACTTATCACGTTGGTCGGACCCGGTGGTATCGGTAAGACAACGCTGGCGGCCGAGGCGCTGCATCGATACCGAAACACTCTGAACCGCAAGGTCTTCTGGACACGGCTCGCTCGGTTGGCGCCCGGCACGGACGCCGATACCGTGGCGGAAGAGGTGATGCAGTCGGTCGCGAAGGACGATGCCAGCGGGCAGTCCGCGTGGACGGGCTTGGTGGAAGTACTCATCGGAGCCGATCGTGGGCAACAACACCGGACCGTCCTGGTATTGGACAATTGCGAACATGTGCTGACCGGGGTCGCGCCGCTGGTCGCGGTGCTGCTGGATGTCGTTGCCGGACTGACGATCGTCGCGACGAGCCGGGAACCGGTCGGTTGGATCGATGAGCACATCGTGGCCGTGCCACCACTGCCCGCGGCCGAGGCGGTCGAATTGTTCCGGCGGCGTGCGGAACTCACCGGACAGGCGATTGCCGACGATCCTGGACAACTCGCCATAGCTGAACAGATCTGTGGGCACGTGGACAACAACCCCCTGTTCATCCGGCTGGCAGCGGCACGGTTGCTCCATCAGCCACCGGCGGGAGTGCTGCGCGAGCTCACCGGCGATATCGACGACAGCCGACTGCGCTGGTCACATGGCGCCCGAGTAGGTGCTGAGGAACGCCATCACGGTGTTCGCGATGTGATCGCCTGGTCGTACGGTTTGTGCACCGAACCAGAGCAGCTTCTGCTGGATCGGATGTCGGTGTTCGCAACCGGCTCCAACTCCCATGATGCCGAAATACCAAGTGGTGGAGCTGAAGTCGAGGCAATCCGGGAGGTGTGTGCCGACGGGGCACTCGCTTCGGCGGATATCGAGCGGCTCTTGGAACGACTCGCCGAGCGTTCTCTCGTGTCGGCACACATCTCGCCGACTACGGTCCGATATTTCTTACTCGAGAGTGTCCGGGTTTTCGCCAGGGACCGGTTACGACGCCGACGCGACGACTTGACCGAAACCCAGCTGCTAGCTCGTCATCGGCGCTATTACCGGGACAAAGTCGTTGCGGGGCAGGAAATTTGGCTCGGCCCAGCGGAAAGGACCTGGTTCTTCTGGGTCGTTTCCGCATGGGACAACATTCTGATCGGCATCGAAACCAGTTTCGACGAGCCCACCGAAGTCGCCGTCGGCATCGAGACCGTCGCCGTCCTGATGGCGCTGCTGGTGCCATTTTTCGGTTTTGCCAATCGCACGGCGACCTACCTGACCGAACGGGCGCTGCATGCCATCCGCCATGTCGACCCGACATCAACCAGGCTGCGGATCAACGCGACTGCCCTGCTGGCATGGAGTGCGATATGGCAGGGCGAGGCAACCTACGCTGCGCGGTTACTGGACGAGTGCGCCCCACTGTGCCTACCCGACGCCGTACCTGGTGAAACATGGCGCGATGCGCCGACGGCCGACATCGGTCTGCCCGCCTGTATGGAATTCACCTGGGGTATCGAGTTGATGTTCGGATCACATCCTGCTGCCGCCGCCGTGGTGTCGCGTGCGCGCAGGAAATTCGCCGAGGCAGGTGACCGGGCAGGCGAACAACGCAGCGAACTGTTCGAGGGACTGGCCTGCGCGATCGTCGGCGACTCGAGGCAGGCCATGAACGCCGCGCGGAGGCATCTCGATCGTGCCATCGATTCGGAGGCGGGCTGGACTCTGTCTTGGGCGAAGCTGATATGGCTGTACGCTCTGTCCGTTCACGGCGAGATCGATGAAGCGGCGCAGGCAGGACGAACGGCACTGGACCAGTTTCTTACCGAGGGTGACACTTTCTTGGTCCATTGGTATGTCCCCATCAAGATGATGGCAGTTGCCCATACCGTCGCTCGACAGATCGAATCCGCCGACGGCGACCCTGCCGAACTGAAAGCGGGCGCCGTTGAGGTCGCCTACCTGCTGGGCATGAGCGGGGCGGTATACCGCGCTCTGGGCATCGCAAACGAAAAGCTGACCTGGATGGCCCAGGAGATCGATCTGGCTGTCGGCGCTGCCACGAAAGTTCTCGGGGAAGACGCATTCACGGCCGTCGTACAGCGAGCGCAACGGCTGCGGCCGGAATACGAAGAGCTCCAGACGTTCATGCGTGCATACGCTACGGACCAGTTGCCGCGCGCCGGTACAACGGATTCGAGGTGGCGCGAGCTCTCCGCCGCGGAACGAGAGGTCGCGCTGCTCGCGTCCGCGGGCTGGGCCAACAGCGCGATCGCCGCGCGCAGAGGTAGCTCCATGCGCACCGTCGACGCCCAGATCGCGACCGTTCTCCGGAAACTGATGGTCACCAGCCGTTCGGAAATCATCGGACATATTCCCGAGGAGCTCGGGGACCGAATCGCATCCGAATCTCGAAAGCGCCCCAGGCGTTCTCGTCGCCGATGA